Part of the Actinomycetes bacterium genome, TGGCCGCCTCCCGCCGTCTCGGGGTCGCCCGAGGCACCGTGCAGGCCCGGCTGGACAAGCTGGAGCACTCCGGCGTCATCCAGGGCTGGGGTCCCGAGGTCGACCCGGCCGGTCTGGGCTACACGGTCACCGCGTTCGTGACGCTGGGCATCCGGCAGATCCGTGGCCACGACCCGCTCGGCGAGCAGCTCGCGGCGATCCCCGAGGTGCTCGAGGTGCACACCATCACCGGGTCCGGGGACCTGCTGTGCCGGGTGGTCGCGCGGTCCAACGCCGACCTTCAGCGGGTGATCGACGCCATCGTGGCGGTCGAGGCGGTGGAGCGGACCTCGACCGTGATCGCGCTCGAGACGGTCGTCCGGTACCGGATGCTGCCGGTCGTGCTGGCCGCCGCCCGAAAGGGCGCCGACGACTGACCCGGCCGGGACCGTCGGCCCTGGCCCCTCGTGCCGCCGGCGCCTAGCGTTCGGTCCATAGCGGTGTCGATCAAGGCCGATGGAGGAGATCCCCATGCAGCAGCCGTATCCCGACCGGGCCGCGACCGTCGCGGCCTTCGCCGA contains:
- a CDS encoding Lrp/AsnC family transcriptional regulator, whose amino-acid sequence is MDQLDAGLIALFTAEPRVGVLAASRRLGVARGTVQARLDKLEHSGVIQGWGPEVDPAGLGYTVTAFVTLGIRQIRGHDPLGEQLAAIPEVLEVHTITGSGDLLCRVVARSNADLQRVIDAIVAVEAVERTSTVIALETVVRYRMLPVVLAAARKGADD